GCGTAACGATCTCAGCACGAACCAGAGGTTTTGTCGTGTATTCATCAAGACCTGCTTCTAGGAATCTTTCTCTATCCCCTTTAAGGGCATTGGCAGTTAATGCTAAAATTGGAACGTGAGGTTGATTATAAACTTCTTCGTATTCCAAAATCTCTTTAGTTGCTTCCATACCATCTAAGAACGGCATTTGAATATCCATAAAGATTAGGTCATAATTGCCATCTTTACGTTTTTGGAAAGCTTCTAAACCGTTAGATGCAATATCTATTGTGAGTCCTAAGTCTTCCAAAGTTCTTTTGATCAGTTTTTGATTAATAATATTATCTTCGGCAACTAAAACATTCGCATGGAATCTAGATGTTTCTACATCATATTTTTTACGACTGACTTTTTTAGCTTTTTTTGCACTAAAGTTAGAATTGCTATAGTTTTCAAGTGCTTGTTTTAATTTTGTATTGTTAATCGGTTCATACAATGTTTTAAATACATCTAGACCCATAGAGTCAATCGTTCTCATGTAATACGATTTTGTTAAAAGAATTAACTCTTCAGGCATTGAACTAAATGCATTTAAGTCGTTTTCTGTCGCATAATCATAGTCAATAAATAATAAGTCGTAACTTACCTGTCTTTGTAGAGTTTCAAGCTCATTAAGGTCTTTAAACAGAGTATAACTGATACCGTAAAAATCAAGATATTCACGTAGGTAAATATCTTGATTTTTTTGTTTATGAGCAGATTCTAAGATTAATGCATTGATATTAGGGAATGCTCCTCTTGAAGATTCTTGTGTGCTTTCAACCTCTTCAAAATCGATTGTAAAGAAGAAAGTTGTCCCTTCACCTGGTTCACTATGAAGATCAAGTTGTCCACCCATAAGTTCAATAAATCTAGATGAAATTGTAAGACCTAGACCAGTACCACCGTATTTACGTGTAATAGAAGTGTCCGCCTGAGAGAAAGCCTCGAAAATTCTTGCTTTTTGCTCACTTGTTACACCGATACCGCTATCTTGGATCTCAAATCTAACACGCGTGATACCCTCTTGAGGTGCTTCAAGTTTTCTAATATCAACGTTAATAGCACCTGAACTGCTTGTAAATTTAACAGCATTTGAAAGAAGATTAATAATAACTTCTTTGATTTTTGTCGGATCCCCTTTAATAGGTTCTTCAAGCTCAGGATCGATGAAACATCCAAGATCAATATGTTTTTCACTTGCACGAACAGCATAAACTTCAACTGCACTTTCAAACTCTTCGATAGGGTTGAAAACAATATCTTCAATTTCGAGTTTATTAGACTCAATTTTAGATAAGTCAAGAATGTTATTGATAATCTCAAGAAGGTTTTCTGAGGATTTTTCAATAATCTCAACGAATTCTTGTTGTTCCTCTTTAAGACCAGTATCTTTAAGAAGTTCGGTAAACCCAACGATACCGTTTAGCGGAGTACGAATCTCGTGTGACATATTTGCCAGGAACATAGATTTTGCTTCACTCGCTTCTTGTGCCATCTCTTTATCGAGTTTTGTTTGCTCGATAATTCTTTCAAGTAAATTATAGGCTTCCGTTGTACCTTGAGCAGTATCAAGATTGATATCTTCTGCATTATGTTCCGTAGCGTCTTCAGCAACACGAATAAGAACTTCCTCAAGATTTTTGATATTTTTAGCGATCTCATTAGAAAGTAAATAACCTAAAATAGCAAGAATAATTGAAACAAGCCATACAGTTAAAGTGATAGCAAGAAATCTAAGTGCATCTGTTTTAACAACGATAGCTCTCGCATCCATTGCTTCTAGAACTTTTTCTTGTGCCTCATAAAGAATATTTGTTTTTTCCGATAACATGGCAAACCAAACACCGGCATTTGTTTCATATTCACCTGCTGCTGCAGATACCATAACAGATGCTCTCTCTGTATTGATGTCATCGAATAGTTCAAGTGTATCTTCACTTTTGAAAATATCATTCAAAGATTTGATAAGCGCTTGATCTTTTAAAGTGTCATAAGTGATCGCATCTGCTTTTGAAACGAGATTAATCCACTTATTTACTTCCTCTTCATCAAGTTCAGTTGAACGAGCAATGGCAAATGAGATAAAGTCCCGCTCAGCGGAAGTATATTCGTTAGCTCTAACTAATGTAATATATTTAAAAGAATAGTCATTGATTTTTGGATCTAACTGATTATAAGTAATCTCTTCAAGTTGTTTAATTGCAATACTCTGTGCTTGACCGTATACTGTTTCATAAACATTTTTAAAGTTTGTTTTTTGCTCATCTACAAGATGTCGTGTTTCAACAATTTTTTTGATTGCATTTTCTAAAGTTTCTGCTTCCTCTTTTAAAGATACAGAATGCTCTTTAGTAGCTTGAGCATAAATATGTTCAAAGTATGCTTTTGCTTTTTCATCAACAATCGTTCTTTGTTTGACAAGTGACTTTAATGTATTTGGAGATGAGTTTCCAAGGTACATTACTGTCATACCCCTTTCACGAGAGATATTGTTGACTAAAGAGTTTAATTCTCTGTTTGCAGCAAGTCTATCTTGTAGTAATTGTGCAGCTTTATAATTTTCATACGAATCATAAACAAAATAACTCGTGATAGAAAAGAGAATAATAATAGGAAGTAATGAAATTAATCTAAGTCTACTTTTAAGTCCTAGTTGCATATGTTAATCCTCACTCGAGATTTGTTCTAAAAGTTCTTCAACTCTTGATATCATATTGAAAGCATCATCTACATTCTCAATGTTTAACAACTCTTGCAGTGCGTTTGAAAGCTCTGTAAATCTAATATTGTTACTCATCCCTTTGAGTTGGTTTGCTTGTGCTTTTAAAAGATCTAGATCGGAGTTCTGTAAAGCAGTTTTCATAGTAGCTATAATATCTTTAGCTTCTGTTTGAAAATCTTCTAATAACTCATGTAAACTTTCAGTGTCTAAACCGATCTCTTGAGCTATCTGTTCTTTAGAATATGTTTGAACAGATTCTGGCTCTTGTGTAGTGTCATCTTCTAATGAAATTGGTTCTTGAAAATCAAATTCTGTACTTTCACTTTGTATTTCATCTGCTAAATCTATAGCTACTTCTTCATGTGCAATAAAATTATCATCTGCTAATTCTGGAATATCAATCTGTTCAGGCACGTCATCATCTGCAATAGAAATAATAGCATCATCTGCTTCAGTAGGAAGTTCTAGTTTATCATTAAACTCTTCATCAGCTGTACCAATCTCTTCTTCAGGTTCATCTTTAAAGTCGAGTGTTAACTCTTCTTCCTCTTCGTGCATCTCTTGAGGAGTTCCACTATCTAAATTGATCTCCTCTCCGGCAAGTTTTGCAATAATCATATAAAAAGCATCAAGATTTTTCTTAATGATATTAAGATCGCCAGTAGTATTGATAGTTGTTAAAACTTCAAGTGCATCTTCGATACGAAGGTTTGCCGCAACACCTTTAAGTTTGTGTGAAAGGATTTTAACTGTGTCAACATCACCTTCATCTAAAGCACCATATAGTTCTGATTTAAACTCTTTTGCTTGGCTGATAAAGTCTTCTATAAACTCTTCAATCAAATCGAGAGGCAAACCAAGTTCATCTGAAGCGATTTGAGGATTGTACACATATCCACTGTTGATAATTTTTTCTAATTCAGGATCAAGGTGCATTGTTCCTGCTGCAGGGATCGTCTGTTTGACAGGAGTTTCTACGGCAACAGGTTCTGTACTTTCTTCTACTTCTATAGACTCAGGAATCTCGATTGATGTAGGAAATTCAGATTCAACAGCTTCCGTAGATGCTAATTCTGGATGCAGTTCGAAACTGTCATCAATAACATCGTCAACACTCAAATCACCTACATCTAAAGGAGATTCATCAACGTGTACAGGAAGCTCTTCATAATCTGTTAAACCGCTATCATATTCATCCTCTAAGATTTCGTGAGCAGGTGCTGTTTCTGAAAGAATAGGTGTTTCAGCTTCTGTTGGAAAACTTATAGGCTCAGGTGTAGTAGCAGTTTGTTGTGAAGGTCTATCTAAGCGATCTACAGAAATTGTACCTTTTTCGGAATCAGTTAATATCCTTAAATGATTAAGGTGGATGAAATAAGCTTTTTCAATTGGATTGTCTGCTAAATATGCCGTCGTAATGGAAACATCTGATTTAAATACATGATTATTGACATTAATGATAACCCGTGGATGTTCTGTAGAGTCAGCACAAGAGACATAGTCAATCCAATGTACGTGTTGAAAGTTATGAACATAACCTGGTGTTTTGACGAAAAGATCAGCAAAATCTGTAGCTTCTGCTTGTAGCTGTGCTAAAGTTTCTAGACCCAAAGTTTTTAAATCTTTTTCGTCTATACCTATAAACTCTTTTTTATAATTGTAGATTAGCATTTTTACCCCTTATTCTCTACAGACTCAGCTTCTAACATCTTT
This is a stretch of genomic DNA from Sulfurimonas sp. C5. It encodes these proteins:
- a CDS encoding ATP-binding protein translates to MQLGLKSRLRLISLLPIIILFSITSYFVYDSYENYKAAQLLQDRLAANRELNSLVNNISRERGMTVMYLGNSSPNTLKSLVKQRTIVDEKAKAYFEHIYAQATKEHSVSLKEEAETLENAIKKIVETRHLVDEQKTNFKNVYETVYGQAQSIAIKQLEEITYNQLDPKINDYSFKYITLVRANEYTSAERDFISFAIARSTELDEEEVNKWINLVSKADAITYDTLKDQALIKSLNDIFKSEDTLELFDDINTERASVMVSAAAGEYETNAGVWFAMLSEKTNILYEAQEKVLEAMDARAIVVKTDALRFLAITLTVWLVSIILAILGYLLSNEIAKNIKNLEEVLIRVAEDATEHNAEDINLDTAQGTTEAYNLLERIIEQTKLDKEMAQEASEAKSMFLANMSHEIRTPLNGIVGFTELLKDTGLKEEQQEFVEIIEKSSENLLEIINNILDLSKIESNKLEIEDIVFNPIEEFESAVEVYAVRASEKHIDLGCFIDPELEEPIKGDPTKIKEVIINLLSNAVKFTSSSGAINVDIRKLEAPQEGITRVRFEIQDSGIGVTSEQKARIFEAFSQADTSITRKYGGTGLGLTISSRFIELMGGQLDLHSEPGEGTTFFFTIDFEEVESTQESSRGAFPNINALILESAHKQKNQDIYLREYLDFYGISYTLFKDLNELETLQRQVSYDLLFIDYDYATENDLNAFSSMPEELILLTKSYYMRTIDSMGLDVFKTLYEPINNTKLKQALENYSNSNFSAKKAKKVSRKKYDVETSRFHANVLVAEDNIINQKLIKRTLEDLGLTIDIASNGLEAFQKRKDGNYDLIFMDIQMPFLDGMEATKEILEYEEVYNQPHVPILALTANALKGDRERFLEAGLDEYTTKPLVRAEIVTLLNHFLADYIVYEEEVNDTTKTADVEPTETIEEPVAVQEEEEETISVETQEELTPEEEEALQYDADVLIANYSKFNTKLFAKILTDLSFEYDTANNAEVLNEKLAQYKYKVILLDALLKDAIDVQTDADILISEDSVNKEKLRSILEKYM
- a CDS encoding Hpt domain-containing protein — protein: MLIYNYKKEFIGIDEKDLKTLGLETLAQLQAEATDFADLFVKTPGYVHNFQHVHWIDYVSCADSTEHPRVIINVNNHVFKSDVSITTAYLADNPIEKAYFIHLNHLRILTDSEKGTISVDRLDRPSQQTATTPEPISFPTEAETPILSETAPAHEILEDEYDSGLTDYEELPVHVDESPLDVGDLSVDDVIDDSFELHPELASTEAVESEFPTSIEIPESIEVEESTEPVAVETPVKQTIPAAGTMHLDPELEKIINSGYVYNPQIASDELGLPLDLIEEFIEDFISQAKEFKSELYGALDEGDVDTVKILSHKLKGVAANLRIEDALEVLTTINTTGDLNIIKKNLDAFYMIIAKLAGEEINLDSGTPQEMHEEEEELTLDFKDEPEEEIGTADEEFNDKLELPTEADDAIISIADDDVPEQIDIPELADDNFIAHEEVAIDLADEIQSESTEFDFQEPISLEDDTTQEPESVQTYSKEQIAQEIGLDTESLHELLEDFQTEAKDIIATMKTALQNSDLDLLKAQANQLKGMSNNIRFTELSNALQELLNIENVDDAFNMISRVEELLEQISSED